From Sphingomonas bisphenolicum, one genomic window encodes:
- a CDS encoding response regulator transcription factor: MAETLPALSEGEKQCLRLVAQGFNSKEIARQLHVSEHTVDQRVRTSLRKFGVPSRKEAARLFVTDEQRQPQSGTYQPLIYQPERLASDPDPASSMPQPDRPDGQRERDTLLRRILTFGPPLGGSTNELSKDGRILAMIRAAVLTGVGVITLLLLIAGAFKALG, encoded by the coding sequence GTGGCCGAAACCCTTCCAGCCTTGAGCGAGGGGGAAAAGCAGTGCCTGCGCCTGGTGGCGCAGGGCTTCAATTCCAAGGAAATCGCGCGCCAGCTGCATGTGTCGGAACATACGGTCGATCAGCGCGTGCGCACCAGCCTGCGCAAGTTCGGCGTGCCCTCGCGCAAGGAGGCGGCCCGCCTATTTGTTACGGATGAGCAACGGCAGCCCCAAAGTGGCACATATCAGCCCTTGATATATCAACCGGAGCGCCTTGCCTCCGATCCCGATCCTGCGTCATCCATGCCTCAGCCGGACAGGCCGGATGGGCAAAGGGAGCGCGACACGCTTCTGCGCCGCATCCTCACTTTCGGCCCGCCGCTCGGGGGATCGACCAATGAACTGAGTAAAGATGGCCGCATATTGGCGATGATCCGCGCTGCGGTTCTCACTGGTGTCGGCGTCATCACGCTACTGCTGCTCATTGCCGGAGCCTTCAAGGCGCTGGGCTGA
- a CDS encoding DUF805 domain-containing protein: MEYMFLPLRRYADFSGRSRRKEYWMFFLGYMLAAFAVGIVGVLLGGFPNGEPSGGASVLMILLGLLVLLLIIPSLAVQVRRFHDQDKSGWFVLLNFIPYVGGIIVLVFMCLDGTRGENRFGPDPKQTAADVGDIFS; this comes from the coding sequence ATGGAATATATGTTCTTGCCGCTCAGGCGGTACGCCGATTTCTCGGGCCGCTCGCGGCGCAAGGAATATTGGATGTTCTTCCTCGGTTATATGCTGGCGGCGTTCGCGGTTGGCATCGTGGGCGTCCTGTTGGGCGGGTTTCCCAATGGCGAACCGTCGGGCGGCGCATCTGTGCTGATGATCCTGCTCGGCCTGCTGGTCCTGCTGCTCATCATCCCCTCGCTCGCGGTGCAGGTCCGCCGCTTCCACGATCAGGACAAGAGCGGCTGGTTCGTGCTGCTGAACTTCATTCCCTATGTCGGCGGCATCATCGTGCTGGTCTTCATGTGCCTGGACGGTACGCGGGGCGAGAATCGCTTTGGCCCCGACCCGAAGCAGACGGCTGCGGATGTGGGCGATATCTTCAGCTAA
- the typA gene encoding translational GTPase TypA, whose translation MSLRNIAIIAHVDHGKTTLVDQLFRQSGTFRDNQRVEERAMDSNDLEKERGITILAKPTSVEWEGTRINIVDTPGHADFGGEVERILSMVDGVVLLVDSSEGAMPQTKFVTGKALALGLRPIVVVNKVDRPDERIQEVLDEVFDLFVSLDATDEQLDFPVLYASGRNGYANEDPTLRAGTLKPLFQKIVDHVPAPAVEVDGVPFTFLVTLLDRDNFLGRILTGRVTSGSVKVNQAIHALDMDGKIIETGRASKIMAFHGLDRVPVEEAKAGDIISLAGLAVATVANTIADTSVTEPIQAQPIDPPTLSMRFAVNDSPMAGREGTKVTSRMIRDRLAREAESNVAVKVTESADKDSFEVAGRGELQLGVLIETMRREGFELSISRPRVLFGEDENGGKTEPYETVMIDVDDEFSGTVVEKMNIRKAEMTDMRPSGGGKTRITFSAPSRGLIGYHGEFLSDTRGTGIMNRLFEKYGPHKGNIEGRKNGVLISNGAGEANAYALGPLEERGILMVGVGEALYEGMIIGQNAKPDDLEVNPMKSKALTNFRASGKDDAVRLTPPWKLTLEQAIAYIDDDELVEVTPKTIRLRKRYLDPNERKRMSRSKAA comes from the coding sequence GAGCGCGCGATGGACAGCAACGACCTCGAAAAAGAGCGCGGCATCACCATCCTGGCCAAGCCAACCTCGGTCGAGTGGGAAGGCACCCGCATCAACATCGTCGACACCCCCGGCCACGCCGACTTCGGCGGTGAAGTCGAGCGTATCCTCTCGATGGTCGACGGCGTCGTCCTGCTGGTCGATTCGTCGGAAGGCGCCATGCCGCAGACCAAGTTCGTGACCGGCAAGGCGCTGGCGCTGGGTCTTCGCCCGATCGTCGTTGTCAATAAGGTCGACCGTCCCGACGAGCGTATCCAGGAAGTGCTGGATGAAGTGTTCGACCTGTTCGTGTCGCTCGACGCGACCGACGAGCAGCTCGACTTCCCCGTCCTCTACGCGTCGGGCCGCAACGGCTATGCCAATGAAGATCCCACGCTGCGCGCGGGCACGCTGAAGCCGCTGTTCCAGAAGATCGTCGATCACGTTCCCGCGCCCGCCGTGGAAGTCGATGGCGTGCCCTTCACCTTCCTGGTGACGTTGCTCGACCGCGACAATTTTCTGGGTCGCATCCTGACCGGTCGCGTGACCAGCGGTTCGGTCAAGGTGAACCAGGCGATCCACGCGCTCGACATGGACGGCAAGATCATCGAAACCGGCCGCGCGTCCAAGATCATGGCCTTCCATGGTCTGGATCGCGTGCCGGTCGAAGAAGCCAAGGCCGGTGACATCATTTCGCTCGCCGGCCTCGCCGTCGCGACCGTGGCCAACACCATCGCCGACACCTCCGTGACCGAGCCGATCCAGGCCCAGCCGATCGATCCGCCGACGCTCTCGATGCGCTTTGCCGTGAACGATTCGCCCATGGCCGGCCGCGAAGGCACCAAGGTGACGAGCCGCATGATCCGCGATCGTCTGGCGCGCGAGGCCGAATCCAACGTCGCCGTGAAGGTTACGGAAAGCGCCGACAAGGACAGTTTCGAAGTCGCCGGCCGTGGCGAACTCCAGTTGGGCGTGCTGATCGAAACCATGCGCCGCGAAGGCTTCGAACTCTCTATCAGCCGCCCGCGCGTGCTGTTCGGCGAGGACGAGAATGGCGGCAAGACCGAGCCCTATGAAACCGTCATGATCGACGTGGACGATGAATTTTCCGGCACGGTCGTCGAGAAGATGAACATCCGCAAGGCCGAGATGACCGACATGCGTCCTTCGGGCGGCGGCAAGACCCGCATTACCTTCTCCGCGCCGTCGCGCGGCCTGATCGGCTATCATGGCGAATTCCTGTCCGACACGCGCGGCACCGGCATCATGAACCGCCTGTTCGAGAAGTACGGCCCGCACAAGGGCAATATCGAAGGCCGCAAGAATGGCGTCCTCATCTCCAATGGCGCGGGCGAGGCCAATGCCTATGCGCTGGGTCCGCTCGAAGAACGCGGCATCCTGATGGTCGGCGTGGGCGAAGCGCTCTATGAAGGCATGATCATCGGCCAGAACGCCAAGCCGGACGATCTGGAAGTCAATCCGATGAAGAGCAAGGCGCTCACCAACTTCCGCGCATCGGGCAAGGACGACGCCGTCCGCCTGACCCCGCCCTGGAAGCTGACGCTGGAGCAGGCGATCGCCTATATCGACGATGATGAGCTGGTCGAAGTGACGCCCAAGACCATCCGTCTGCGCAAGCGCTACCTCGACCCGAACGAGCGCAAGCGCATGAGCCGTTCCAAAGCGGCCTGA